GTGAAGATTCACAACACAGATCACAATATCTTTTCCCATGGGAAAGAAAAATTAGATGTCTTTTGTTTAAGAGAATGGTTTCTCAACAGCAATGGGATTAAATAAAGAGCAAATGTGGACACCTCAGAAAAAATCCTCAGTAatttcagatctctctctctctctctctctctctctctctctggagttTCAGAAGAGACCTCAAAAATGTCTCATATTGTTCTcaaatttgccaagataccaaagacTGCCattaaaagtcagagatttcattgggtgaaaatatttctcatcaaatactaacaagaccaaattatctgagctatgttaTATACATCAACTGTATGCCAACAATTATCCTAACACATAACCACTGATAGATAGCGTATCTGCTCCTACTAGGCATAAAGAAAGaatttaagtctcctgagctatataattgcaacatctgagcaatacaattttcctctTAAATGTTGAACcttaacacacacatatatcagtCCCCTTGGAACTGAACTGTACTGTTGTACTCCAGAATGTCTTACTAATAGTATTACTGCCTAATATCAGAATTGGTATCTTATATCAATTTTATTCACcacactgtatatacattcaGGAGCACAGTCAATAAAAATAGAAGATTTTTACAATCCTGTCaatcaaaaacaaagatttttagtataAGAATCATCAAACATGTATGTATGAGGACTGAAAAAGTTAACGATGAAGAGGAATAAATTTTTCATGCAGGCTGAAGAACGGGTTAGGAAGATCTAAGACGTGAGATTGTTGATCTGGGAGGTGCTGAGAACATTATGGAGCTGCGTACAAAGAAGAAAATCAAGAACAAGATAGCAGCTTGTAAAGACCTAACTGATGTTTTTGTGGTGAGAGAAACCCAtctgtctgtattttttttttatgtggttttAAGTTATCATCTGTCAAAACTAATAATTTATTTTCCATTCAACAAAAATGTTGAATTCTAGCAATGCTTCATcaccttgctgaaaagaccagcttatgtTGTACCCACCAGGCTTGTTAACAAGCTAAATGCTACTGCAAACGATTTCAAGTAGTCAGTGTTGCTCTGTGTATCTGATGTTGTCAGGGACCTGTAGATCCTGAGGAGTTTTTGAAAGCAGCAGCTCAGGGAAAGCTGGAAGTAATTGAGAAGTTTCTGGAAGACGGAGGAGATCCAAACACTTGTGATGAGGTGTAGTATGTCAAAAATGACACATTCTCTTGCTTTATGATGCAGTTGCTGACATAACTGTTGACTTAGTTCAGGAAAACAGCTCTGCAACGAGCTGCTCTGGAAAATCATGCTAAAGTTGTGGAAACATTACTGGAGAAAGGAGCTGATATCAACTTTAAAGACATGGTGAGAACTTTGAAATTGTTCTAATGTAATCAAAGATAGATTCATTGTTATAATTATTTCAACATAAAcattactttttgtattgttggtTCAGCTGGACTGCAGGGCTGTACACTGGGCTTGCAGAGGTGGAAGTCTTGCAGCACTGAAAGTTCTTCAGGACAGGGGGGCTGACATCAACGTCAAAGACAAAGTGATAGCTTTTGTCTGATACAGTGAAAAACATATGTATAGAGGGTTCCAAAAGTCTGACACCACTAGTGACaatacttttatttaattttatacaatGCGTATACAGTTTACTGTGTGTAAAAACAAGCTTTCCAAAAGTGTGCTTGGCATgacaaaatgtaatcattttttgTACCCCGTCCTACAGCTTCTAAGCTCACCATTACATGTGGCCACACGGACAGGTCACAGCGACATTGTTCAACACCTTTTAGTCAGCGGAATCAACATTAATGCCAAAGACTGGGTAACAGATGAataattccttaaaaaaaaaaaaaaaaatgagattaaatgtgtaatttctgcaccactacacTGAATTAAATTGCAGACTGTTTGTTCAAGAGGCCTGACTCCTAACAACACTGATTCATTCAATTGCAAGAGTTTGGGACTTCTTGTTGTCCCATTGTTTGGGAATGTTTGAAACTTGTCTGGTGCTGTTATTGGCACAGAAATAACActaccttttatttatttcttcctttcttttctcttttaaaggAGGGGGACACAGCTCTACATGATGCTGTCAGATTAAATCGACATAAAATTGTCAAACTCCTCATACTGGCAGGAGCGGATATGCAGATCAAGAATGCTGTAAGTACTGcacattaaaatgaatttaaatggtACATTACATCATGCTAcatgaaaatgaataataaaaaagctaCTTTTTATGCTACATACAGTATTTCCAATTCAGTCCAAGAGCTTGTTGTAGCCTAAACACCCCCATTTCTCATGTGTTTCAGGAGGGCATTGCAGCCACTGAACAGCTGAAGCAATGGCAGTTTGACACAAAGGAGACACTGGAGAAGCTAGAACAGATGAGGGATGTCTGTCTAGTCTAACAGATGCATGGAGATGCACTGGATTCATAAGAGCACCTGTAAACGGTGCTAACAATTCACTTtctgagttaaagggatagttcacccaaaaatgaaaattctctcatcatttactcgccctcatgacatccaagatgtgtatgactttctttcatctgctgaacacaaatgaagatttttagaagaattactcagatctgtaggtccatacaatgcaagtgaatgggtgccaaaatgttgaagctccaaaatccaaataagggcaacataaaagtactccagacgactcttgttgttaaatccaagtcttctgaagcgatatgataggtgtgggtgagaaacagatcaatatttaagtaaattttttgtttgtttttttatcccattttcaccccaatttggtatgcctaATTCCCACTGCTCATGTAGGTCTTCATGGTGGCgcatttactcacctcaatcctggtggcggtggacaagtctcagttgcctccgcttctgagagagtcaatccatgcatcttatcacgtggctcgttgtgcatgacactgcggagactcccagcatgtggaggctcatgctactccccacgatccacgcacaacttcccacacgccccattgagagtgagaaccactaatcgcgaccacgaggaggttaccccatttgactctatcctccctagaaaccaggccaatttggttgcttaggagacctggctggagtcactcagcacaccctggattcgaactcgtgactccaggtgtggtagtcagcatcaatactcgctgagctactcaggccaccttaagtcctttttaactataaattctcctccctgctctgtCAATCTTCAccttactttcactttctcattctccttcttctgtttttggtatttcattcttcgtgcatatcgcccctactggacagggaggacaatttatgataaaatatgacttaaaggaatagttcacccaaaaatgaaaatttgctgataatttactcaatctcaggccattcaagatgtatctgagtttctttcttcatcaaaatagaatttaagatttttaggatttcatttcaggcctcctcctttaaacaatgcaagtgaatatactccaaaatgcatatttagggtgcatcaaaataatccacacgactccagtcgacaaataaatttcttctgtgtttgaaattgttttggactgtggtctgtgcaagtttctcttgtaaacaatgacgtgcttcctgcctcctcctccacacgtgacattaccaacgagcttacgtcatctctCTTATAAgcacgcgtcacagagatgtacggaggtgaacatttgtagttaaaaagtatataagtattgttttgtttctacaaattatcaatcgtttgggttcagaagaactttatttgtcgactggagtcatgtggattattttgatgcactctaaatatgcattttggaccgttaaaaaaatggagtacattcacttgcattgtttagaggaggaggcctgaaatgaaatcctaaaaatctaaaattctgttttgacgaagaaagaaactcagatacatcttgaatggcctgagggtaagttctcagcaaattttcatttttgggtgaactattcttttaaatattgACCTATTTCTCATATTGTGTccgaacacatggatttaaccactggagtcatatgaattacttttatgctccctttatgtggattttggagcttcaaaattttggcacccattcacttgtattatgaggacatgaagagctgaaatattcttctaaaaatcttaatttgtgttctgcaggagaaagaaagtctgCCAGGAGggtgggatgccaggagggtgagtaaatcatgagggaattttaatttttgggtgaactatgcctttaatcaGTGGTGAAAGGTATATATACAGGATATATTGTTTTCTTAAAGGGCAGAGTGAGACGTTCTGTTTCTACTCAAAATTTGTTTGATGAACAGATGATCATTTTTAAATTGCATGATCAGACATAATGTTGTTTGCTGATTATATGTATGCATTGCTCAGGGGAACATATAATTTCAGATAGTGTAGCCTAAGATGgagtattaaattattacagtgcTTCCAAAGCCTCACTGCATTGATATTTCTCAAACATTGTGGTAGGTATTAAATACTAACCTTAATGCAGAGTAGCCTTAGTGTGCTAAGTAATTTAGTTTTttgtaaactttattttttaaggaaTTTGAGATGGACATCATTGTTAAATTTACATGCTGAATTATGGTTGATCTTTTTTCCTACATATATTTGCATGTTGTATAGTGTCACACATCCATCATCTTGTGCTTATAATGTGATGACAGTCCCACAGACAGAACCCAATTCTAAAAGCAGACATTCTTCATAAATCAATAAGCAAgcaattttcttcttttttaacaCTCATGTAATATGTATTCTGCTGCTGTATTTGAGATCATCCTGTTCACAAACCGATCTCTTGGCCTGGTATCATGAATTGTTTTGCTTTGTGCTGCTGGCAGCTGATATAAACATCACAGTGTGCCTGTTAATCATCTTTAAGCGCTCAGTTGCTCTGTAATTAGAAACCTTTCAGTGAATGCAGTGGTTACATTTAATGTTTGGAGATAGAACTTTTTACCATTCTGTGCCCTTTCATACCTGAAATAGTGAGGCTGAAACTgtgaaaacattgttttgaattgtttgctgtagaaacaataataaacaaaaacaaaacaaaaaatcactgAATGATTCACAATGGCACCAAAAGGtttgaacacttaagccacacttaaaaatgtataaatgtcattgcattagatagcaaAATATCACAGCAAAAATGATATATGACAGAATGAAcatgagaaaaataaatgtaacaagattagtgttttctgatttttattttatgttccatGTCAGTGTTTTGATTCTATGCTCATTTAAATAACAGTGAAAAATTCTATTTGGTGCCTGTATATTTCTGATAGTGACTAAGGCGTCGCTCTGACACTGTGCATGATGGGAAGAGTGAACCATAAGCATTCAattcagaaaataataataaaagtacaaCTGCAgttgatgtactgtatatctgcaAATCACCTAATACGTTTGAAACAATTTTACTTCCCTGCATTCTAcaagaaaaatataattaaaaacattatttcacaatAGCCTATAATCTGTTAGTAAATAATATGTACTCATTTAGAGCTATTTAAATTaactaataaataaatcattaagaCAATTTAATGAAAACTTTCTCAGCTGTTATCTAAAAGTAACGTGACTCTTTATGCAAGAACTTAGGCAAATGTGCAAAAAAGAAAGAGTTGATTGTTGATGCAAATAAGTAAAAATAGGTTCCCCACactttttctcctctttttcctCTCATCATTCATGattactggatttttttttttttttattcacttcaCAGAGATTGCAGATGACAACTTATGTCAAGTTCCAGTATTTCATTATAGAAATGACCAcgactttttatattttttcttatttccATACCTTTCCCAACTTTAGAAATGCCAgtttttaaattccctgatatttccaggttgtccatgaccgtgggaaccctgtacaGTAACGACTAAAACCGATATAATCAAACATAAGTTATACAATCACAGGCTCACAAAGGCAAATTcagttcttaaaaaaaacaaaaaacgcccACATACTGACCGTCCCTATACCTGCCTAAGTTTCTCCATGCCCCCCATCTCAAGCTGATATAATTTTGTGATGTTCTTAAGCCACAGAGGAAACCAAGGCAGAGAAACAatgtgagagagatagagacgtGTGGAATGGTAAGTCTTTCATCCATCCCTGAGGGTATGATTGTTCTCACATATTTTCAAGCTCCTTTGTTTGAAGGCAGAGATCACCCCTGAACACTGATCCATGTTGCTCTTTTTACTTGTGCCTGTGCAATTTGTATTGTATTTGGGGGCCTGATCTGGAAGCCACAGTTAGGGGTGTTCTCACTGAGGTCAGTTTTTTCATACAGAGAGGCCTCGGGCAGTGGATGCAGAGTTCTTGGCTCTCTGCACCACAGCCTGACACTTTTCACGTTTCAGAAGCTTGTTATTCTCAAAAACTCCCTCATTCCGTGGAACACCATGGGAACCATCTGGAAATGTCAGCAGCCCTAGATGGGCAAGAAAGACCACATTTTAGGGTTAACACACCTTTTACCCAATGGATTTCCATGACTATTTTCATccatttttcatgacttttggcaGTCGTTAATGATTAGTGAATAAGGATTTTCAAAAATCATTTTATAAAGATTACACTCACAAAGTGCAATTTCTAGACaatggacattttttttatttatttattatattataaatatccatgattttccatgtcttttaaagatttttttaattagcatTACTTTTCTAGGCTTGGAAATTACTTTTTGAATTTTTATAAAATtcactgatatttccaggttttcaattATTCATGCTATGAATCTTCAATCAtcctaaatttacatttattgtatcGTGCTGAACCCTTCACCAAATGCCACAAAGaataacacaatttttttttttttttaaatgtaagaacaAATCTGAACATTCAGTTGGTTCTATGAAATGGTGAGTGTCAAATTAAGGGTGAATATTTACCAAATCCTTCAACACGGCCACTTTTGAATTCCCCTTCAAACTTCATCCCGTCAAATCTGCTGAAGATTCCAACCCCTTGGAATTTTCCTTGAGCGAATTCACCCTCATACCTGTTGAACAGACATGGtgatttttttccacattactgCTCTTACAGTTTcactagtggtcaaccaatatatcgccgatatttggtattttaaaattaaaaacgttTGGCCGATTAGTTTCTTAAGCCTTGACGGTGCCGAGAATCACCTACTTGTGCACGAAGGAGCTatttgagacatgtaaatgagcaatcacagtttgttttgttgtaatgTGCCATTGTGTTACCACAATAGTGTGCAAGACAGTGTCATTTCAACTCATTTCAACTTCagagtaaaagcgcttcacatgcGCTATAAGTAAATGCCACATTCACTGTGCTCTGTATGTACAATTAGTTTGACTCAGacattttgtgagaaaatgcgacTGCTCATGCGTCCATACTGTCCGtggtttttattttcttcttcctaATGTATTACAATTGTGGAGACAATTACTAAAatgtaaagttttgtgtgaacttttaagtaaatataatgctaaataaaagtgtaattttttttgccaatttatgTATGTCATTTAAGATAATatcaaattgtgtgatatatcagcattatatcggcCTTTCGGCCATCCTGctttctggatatcggcatctgtcattaaaaaacccatattggttgacTTTTAGTCACTACTAGTGATAGGCCAATACTTTTATCTCAGCAAAGTTGATTTTAAATCAGCCAATATTTGCCCATTTTAAGACTGTCTTGTCTCCCGATAACTAAGGGAGCAATTCAACTATGTAAAACAGCTAAAGAGCTCCGATATTCTGAACCACGCTGACAAGGGAAAGCGCCTGCTCTGCTGcaccaacatcaattacaagactgttcacatcaacacccttactaacatttatcacagtaaacggTAACAGAATTTTTTCAACAGAACCGtggaaaaaaacaagaaaaaacacggATAGCACATcctgtcatgggtatgtaagtattttggattgaaagacttgcttgactaCTGTAGAGATGACAAACTGTAATTGTAGTGTTTACCTCATTTCACAAGGCAATGAGCTGCCATCaaatgattgatgatcacttgtatgtgactgtatgactttatttgtattactatatatatatatatatatatatatatatatatatatatatatatagtactgtgcaaaagttttaggcacttgttgaaaaatgttgcatagtgaggatgtcttaaaaaatattgACATAAATAGTTATCATCTATCACTTAatttcatacaaagtccagtaa
The genomic region above belongs to Myxocyprinus asiaticus isolate MX2 ecotype Aquarium Trade chromosome 23, UBuf_Myxa_2, whole genome shotgun sequence and contains:
- the ankrd2 gene encoding LOW QUALITY PROTEIN: ankyrin repeat domain-containing protein 2 (The sequence of the model RefSeq protein was modified relative to this genomic sequence to represent the inferred CDS: inserted 1 base in 1 codon) produces the protein MGILIVDVRFVRGDAGNKSVNQIVANVQAEERVRXDLRREIVDLGGAENIMELRTKKKIKNKIAACKDLTDVFVVRETHLSGPVDPEEFLKAAAQGKLEVIEKFLEDGGDPNTCDEFRKTALQRAALENHAKVVETLLEKGADINFKDMLDCRAVHWACRGGSLAALKVLQDRGADINVKDKLLSSPLHVATRTGHSDIVQHLLVSGININAKDWEGDTALHDAVRLNRHKIVKLLILAGADMQIKNAEGIAATEQLKQWQFDTKETLEKLEQMRDVCLV
- the morn4 gene encoding MORN repeat-containing protein 4, with the protein product MTLTRGSFTYSSGEEYTGEWKEGRRHGKGELKFADGTCYKGHFENGLFHGSGVLVFPDGSRYEGEFAQGKFQGVGIFSRFDGMKFEGEFKSGRVEGFGLLTFPDGSHGVPRNEGVFENNKLLKREKCQAVVQRAKNSASTARGLSV